Proteins encoded in a region of the Prunus persica cultivar Lovell chromosome G4, Prunus_persica_NCBIv2, whole genome shotgun sequence genome:
- the LOC18778451 gene encoding F-box protein SKIP19: MGKKRNKKTLVWRPKPKSRTPPAEMRNWLDLPRDVTVSILSRLRAVEILESAQMVCMAWRIICKDPLMWRTIDMTNDADYDDMFYNLDAMCRHAVDRSCGGLVDVNIEHFGDDDLLKYITDSCGGIRRLRLVSCYSISRVGLGKVASKLTLLEELEIYVCNLSRTSLEMVGRSCPLLKSFKLNRPEFSVYGISGFGAYDGFDDWIDDENGDENGGSVIDSFGKDDEALAIAGTMNGLHHLQLFGNRLTNDGLRKILDCCPHLESLDLRHCFNLDLKGALEKRCAERIKQLRLPNDSIDDYEFCTAPCDYGFYNDSEDFDCDDDYPYDFNGYYSDDSDFYDDFTKIRFSDLF, encoded by the exons ATgggcaagaaaagaaacaagaagacCCTCGTCTGGAGGCCCAAACCCAAATCCAGAACCCCCCCAGCCGAAATGCGAAACTGGCTGGACCTTCCACGGGACGTCACCGTTTCGATACTCTCTCGACTCAGAGCGGTCGAGATTCTGGAGAGCGCGCAGATGGTATGCATGGCTTGGCGCATCATCTGCAAGGACCCTCTCATGTGGCGCACCATCGACATGACCAACGATGCCGATTACGACGACATGTTCTACAACTTGGATGCGATGTGCCGCCACGCAGTGGATCGTAGCTGTGGCGGTCTGGTCGATGTCAATATCGAGCACTTCGGCGACGACGATCTGCTTAAGTATATCACTGACAg TTGCGGTGGGATCAGACGTCTCCGGCTAGTGAGTTGCTATAGCATATCACGTGTGGGGTTGGGTAAGGTGGCGTCGAAGCTTACTCTGTTAGAGGAGCTTGAGATCTATGTATGCAATCTCTCACGTACATCTCTAGAAATGGTTGGGCGCTCTTGCCCTCTTTTGAAGTCATTCAAATTGAACAGGCCCGAATTTTCGGTTTATGGGATCAGTGGGTTTGGTGCCTATGATGGATTTGATGATTGGATTGATGATGAGAATGGTGATGAGAATGGTGGCTCAGTGATTGATTCTTTCGGGAAAGATGATGAAGCACTTGCTATAGCAGGAACGATGAATGGTTTACACCACCTTCAACTTTTCGGGAATCGGCTCACCAATGATGGCTTGAGGAAGATTCTTGATTGTTGTCCTCATCTTGAGTCACTTGATCTGCGCCATTGTTTCAATCTTGATCTGAAGGGAGCTTTGGAAAAAAGATGTGCTGAACGAATTAAACAGTTGCGCCTTCCCAATGATTCCATTGATGACTATGAATTTTGTACTGCACCATGTGACTATGGATTTTATAATGATTCTGAGGACTTTGACTGTGATGATGATTATCCTTATGATTTTAATGGATACTACTCGGATGATAGTGATTTCTATGATGATTTT
- the LOC18780450 gene encoding apolipoprotein E, which translates to MNRIRAFSSPAVLPLPASSTTPKERPEDHSFDGIATNVKLLLKLIHDHNEACTKENDDRKTQRVAGMITIIDDVKTRIQKSQSIGRRAELRRCNTDLRPNVPRDKRPTEPIIDEKERLRKQLSASLAARKSLEIMCSSLGKEKEIIASELARKVQEFSGMEEHINDLRAQNEKLLAKVQACAAEHKEKKCGGVEIQGNVALQERNKALSEQLLKSLDGCRSLKRKIKDAQKENNGMHSAMEEMGVEVQEGLDRIRALREKITTSDNEQATDVEEEISALERLFECFSTRVSKHDPKKGEFAKHNTEIEAT; encoded by the exons ATGAACCGAATTCGAGCTTTTTCATCTCCTGCAGTGTTGCCATTGCCAGCTTCTTCCACAACTCCGAAAGAGCGCCCAGAAGATCATAGTTTTGATG GCATTGCCACCAATGTCAAGTTATTATTGAAGCTAATCCATGATCACAACGAGGCCTGCACAAAAGAGAATGATGACAGGAAGACGCAAAGGGTGGCTGGAATGATTACCATAATCGACGATGTTAAAACCAGGATTCAAAAATCTCAATCTATTGGCAGGAGGGCAGAGCTGAGGCGTTGCAACACAGATCTTAGGCCAAATGTTCCGAGGGACAAAAGGCCTACGGAGCCAATAATCGATGAGAAAGAGAGGTTGAGAAAGCAGCTTAGCGCGAGCTTGGCAGCGCGAAAGAGCCTAGAAATTATGTGTTCCAGTTTGGGAAAGGAGAAGGAGATTATTGCATCAGAGCTTGCAAGAAAGGTTCAAGAATTTAGTGGAATGGAGGAACACATCAATGATCTTAGAGCGCAAAATGAGAAGTTGTTGGCAAAAGTACAAGCTTGTGCAGCAGAGCACAAAGAGAAGAAGTGTGGTGGGGTAGAGATTCAAGGGAATGTGGCGCTCCAGGAGCGAAACAAGGCGCTTTCGGAGCAACTCCTTAAGTCCCTTGACGGGTGCAGATCCTTAAAGAGAAAGATTAAAGATGCACAGAAGGAAAACAATGGGATGCACTCGGCAATGGAGGAGATGGGGGTCGAAGTTCAAGAAGGCCTTGATCGAATACGAGCCCTCAGGGAAAAGATTACCACAAGTGATAATGAGCAAGCAACAGATGTTGAAGAGGAGATATCAGCATTGGAGCGTCTGTTTGAGTGCTTCAGCACGAGGGTCTCCAAGCACGACCCGAAGAAAGGCGAATTTGCAAAACACAACACTGAAATTGAAGCTACATAA